The region AAGATTTAAAGTTTTCTGCGCTTTACAGTTGACCGCTTAAAGTAAATCCTGATACCATCAGGTAGTTTTTGGAAACTCTCTGCGTAAATCGTTTAAACTTTAAGTACTTTTGCCTAAGCCTATGAACTGCCCGGTATGCCAACGGAGTCTGGCCCCAACACTATCGATTTGCCCTGGATGCGGAGCGATGATGAATGATTCGGTCAGGGAAGATCTCGAATCAAAAATAACAAGCGGCCGCCTTGTTCCAAAACAGATCAAAGCCAAGTCGGCTCCGCAGCCTCAACCTGTACGAGCGAGTCAACCCTTGCCTCCGCCGCCAGTCAAGAAGAAGACCGTCACCGCAAACCTTGTCACACACAAAACGAGTCAGACGCTGGTTGAATTTCAGAACAAAAACTCCGCGATGCCCGATTGGCGAATTCAGCTTCAGAATGCTGTTCAGCAGCGAAAAGGAGGGCGGGCCGATGATTCTGTGACCGCAGTGTCCGAGTCGGAAGTGCAGCATGCAAATCACGGAAATCTGGCGCTGAAAACTGAGCCGGTGAGACAGCCTGAAATGGAAGCGAGTCCAAACATCGGCGACCCGCGAGTTGCAAATGCGATGCGTCGGATCAACGAATCTCGGAATACTTTTTTTCAGGCACCGGCCAAGACTATGAAGGCGGCTCCGACCGTGCAATCTCCACCGGTCAGGCCGTTCGGCGTCGTTTCGCCAAGTGGGAACACACCCACTTTTATCTTTGGAACACCTCAGGCAAAATTACCAACGCTGCAAAAACCAAAGCTCGTGATGTCGCCGGTCACCGTTGCCGAAAAGCGTGATACGAACAAACTTCCGAAGATCGAGTTACCGGCTGAATCGAAAGCTGCCGTCGAACAGCCATTGATCGCACGCGTTGAAAAACTTGAAAGCGGCCCGATCTCGCTACCGTTTCCTGAGAGTACGCGAATACATATCACAGCGGAGAATGTTGAGATAGACGAACTGGATAGCGCGGCTCTTGACGCGGACGATATAGAAGATCTTGCTCCGTTTTCGATGCGGTTTGGGGCTGGTTTATTTGACTTTATTATCGGTGGATTCACGACGATGCTTGTCCTGTCGCCGCTTGCGTTCACTAGTAGCAATTGGTTCACAGCGGGAAGTTTCCTGACATTTACCGGAACCTGGGCGATCGTAATGTTTGTTTATATGACGGCTTGCCTAGGCTTTTTTGGCAAGACGATGGGAATGCGAATGTTTCAACTCGAACTCGTTGATGCCATAGAGAATGAATACCCAACGCTGCGTCAGGCCGCGGTCAATTCTTCTGTATTCCTTGTTTCCATCATGTTCGCCGGGGCGCCGTTTTTGACTGTATATTTTAATGAAGAAAGGCGTGCCCTACACGACCTTTTGTCCGGCACTATCCTTGTCAGGGAGTTTTAGCGTAATCCTGATATTAGAAAACTGTATTAAGTAAAGGCGTTACACTCAGGTCGAGTGTAACGCTTTTTAGCGGCTATCTTAGTTACAGTTAACGAAGTTACAATCAATTTTATGAGTGCCGAGCAGTCGCAAAAGTCAGCGAAAGAGATTGAAAGGGAAGCTGCCTTCGAACGAGCGGTGTCTGTCGCCCGGCGAAAGGCCGCTGCCTCGCTGACAAAGCAACGAAAATTGATCGCAAACCTGCTCGCAGATCTTGAAAAACACGGCGATCCGGCGAAATGGAAACGTTACGGTGATCTGCTGCTTGCAAATGTCGGCACCGCTACACGCAACGCTGATCGAATTCTTGTTACGGACTATTTTGACGAGGCTGAACCAACAATTGAGATCGAGGGCGACGAAAACGCGTCGCTCAGCGAGAACGCTGAAAGCTATTTTCGCCGATATGCAAAAGCGAGAAATGGCCAGAACATCATTGGTGAACGCATTGAAAAAACAAAAGCCGCTATAGATGCTGCTGAAACGATATTGCAGCAAATGGATGCCGCTATCGAAGCCGATGACCGTGATTTTCTTCTAACACTGGTTGAGTCGCCGAAAAAAGCAGCGCCGGTCGGACGCAAGAAAAAGCAGGAAGCCGCTTTCAAAGGTGTACGGCGTTTTATGTCATCGGATGGCTTTGAGATACTCGTGGGTAAGAAAGCGGTGGACAATGATTATCTGACTTTTCGGATCGCTCGCTCGCTCGACCTGTGGA is a window of Chloracidobacterium sp. DNA encoding:
- a CDS encoding RDD family protein; the encoded protein is MMNDSVREDLESKITSGRLVPKQIKAKSAPQPQPVRASQPLPPPPVKKKTVTANLVTHKTSQTLVEFQNKNSAMPDWRIQLQNAVQQRKGGRADDSVTAVSESEVQHANHGNLALKTEPVRQPEMEASPNIGDPRVANAMRRINESRNTFFQAPAKTMKAAPTVQSPPVRPFGVVSPSGNTPTFIFGTPQAKLPTLQKPKLVMSPVTVAEKRDTNKLPKIELPAESKAAVEQPLIARVEKLESGPISLPFPESTRIHITAENVEIDELDSAALDADDIEDLAPFSMRFGAGLFDFIIGGFTTMLVLSPLAFTSSNWFTAGSFLTFTGTWAIVMFVYMTACLGFFGKTMGMRMFQLELVDAIENEYPTLRQAAVNSSVFLVSIMFAGAPFLTVYFNEERRALHDLLSGTILVREF
- a CDS encoding DUF814 domain-containing protein; translation: MSAEQSQKSAKEIEREAAFERAVSVARRKAAASLTKQRKLIANLLADLEKHGDPAKWKRYGDLLLANVGTATRNADRILVTDYFDEAEPTIEIEGDENASLSENAESYFRRYAKARNGQNIIGERIEKTKAAIDAAETILQQMDAAIEADDRDFLLTLVESPKKAAPVGRKKKQEAAFKGVRRFMSSDGFEILVGKKAVDNDYLTFRIARSLDLWMHAADYPGSHVVIRNPNRKEVPNRTLVEAAQLAAFYSSGSKQTKAGVNYTQKKFVNKPRRAAPGLVSLSSFKTLLVEPKVGEVTRS